Proteins encoded in a region of the Syngnathus typhle isolate RoL2023-S1 ecotype Sweden linkage group LG20, RoL_Styp_1.0, whole genome shotgun sequence genome:
- the psmb2 gene encoding proteasome subunit beta type-2 produces MEYLIGIQGPDYVLVAADNAALSSVIKLKEDDDKMFKLSEKILLLCVGEAGDTVQFAEYIQKNVQLYKMRNGYELSPAAAANFTRKNLAEYLRSRTPYHVNLLLAGYDDADGPGLYYMDYLSSLAKAPFAAHGYGAFFTLSILDRYYRPDLTRDEAIDVLKKCIEELNRRFILNLPSFTVRLIDKEGIHDLEKLSPTK; encoded by the exons ATGGAATATCTAATCGGTATACAGGGACCAGATTATGTCCTCGTCGCTGCCGATAATGCCGCGCTCAGCAGTGTAATTAAGTTGAAAGAAG ACGATGACAAGATGTTCAAACTTAGCGAAAAGATCTTGCTGCTGTGCGTGGGGGAGGCAGGAGACACGGTGCAGTTTGCAGAGTATATCCAAAAGAATGTGCAGCTCTACAAAATGAGAAACG GCTATGAGCTCAGCCCAGCAGCCGCAGCCAATTTCACAAGAAAGAACCTCGCggagtaccttagaagcagg ACGCCATATCACGTCAACTTGTTGCTGGCGGGCTACGACGACGCAGACGGGCCGGGTCTCTACTACATGGACTACCTGTCCTCGCTGGCCAAGGCCCCCTTCGCCGCTCACGGCTACGGCGCCTTTTTTACACTCTCCATCCTCGACCGCTACTACAGACCAG ATCTGACCAGAGATGAAGCAATAGATGTGTTGAAGAAGTGCATTGAAGAA CTGAACAGACGCTTCATCCTGAACCTTCCCTCCTTCACCGTCCGTTTGATTGACAAGGAGGGCATCCATGACCTGGAGAAGCTCTCTCCCACCAAGTGA
- the cdca5 gene encoding sororin, whose translation MGDRMKGRTPPSQKTMDSNKLNDSTQRRRSPRLTSPLVNTEENMARDSNVPVKRFITVRKIVPKKAIAASAHDKENTPRRSEGKQQKRQNISTPGSVRKSGRLSSAKKATVPSANLAPSTPVQHPPQQLEEDPRDAMWSQKVRRSYTRISDKSFNSSEAREHLFGFEMLQTPEVGRSVSRANSALEFSSITSAPSSFILDGEDCGPDIDIPGVALVKKKRKNRRKVQQIDVTELDALSAKMNAEFQEAEQFQLVVE comes from the coding sequence ATGGGAGATCGAATGAAGGGGCGAACACCTCCGAGTCAAAAAACGATGGATTCGAATAAACTAAACGACTCGACGCAGCGGAGACGCTCCCCGCGGCTGACATCTCCCTTGGTAAATACGGAAGAAAACATGGCGCGTGACAGTAATGTTCCCGTCAAGCGGTTTATTACCGTGAGGAAAATAGTGCCAAAGAAAGCAATTGCTGCATCCGCGCACGACAAAGAAAACACACCGAGGCGATCTGAAGGAAAACAGCAGAAGAGGCAAAATATCTCCACTCCTGGTTCCGTTCGGAAGAGCGGGCGGCTCTCCAGTGCAAAGAAGGCCACCGTGCCTTCTGCGAACCTTGCACCATCCACGCCGGTCCAGCATCCTCCGCAACAGCTCGAGGAGGATCCACGCGATGCGATGTGGTCGCAGAAAGTGCGTCGCTCCTACACCAGGATCAGCGACAAATCCTTCAACAGCTCCGAAGCACGAGAGCATCTTTTCGGGTTCGAGATGCTGCAGACCCCCGAGGTGGGACGAAGCGTGAGTCGAGCTAATTCGGCTCTGGAGTTTTCAAGCATCACGTCTGCTCCAAGTTCTTTCATTCTGGACGGTGAGGACTGTGGTCCGGACATAGACATCCCCGGGGTGGCGTTggtaaagaagaagaggaagaaccgCAGGAAGGTCCAGCAGATCGACGTCACGGAGTTGGACGCCCTTTCGGCCAAGATGAACGCTGAGTTCCAGGAGGCTGAACAATTTCAGTTGGTTGTGGAGTGA